Genomic window (Fibrobacter sp.):
ACCGCTCATGGCGGTCCCGAGTCTCGCCCTGGGTTCCGTCGGCGCAACCCTCATGGAAATGACGTCCGCCTACACGGTGTTCCCCAACGGCGGTAACCGTATCGAGCCCTACATGATCGAATCCATCGTCGATAAGAATGGCGAGACCATCGAGAAAAACATGAAGGTGGAACACGAAGTGCTCCGGGCCCCCAGCGCCTACCTGATGGTGGACATGCTGAAAGACGTGAACGTGCGCGGAACGGCGGCAAGAGTCTGGGCCAGCGGCTTTACCCACCCCAGCGGCGGAAAGACGGGCACTACCAACGACTATACCGACGCCTGGTACATCGGCTTTACCAAGCAGTACACCATGGGCGTGTGGATTGGTTCCGACAGTCCGGGCACCATGGGCGCGGGTCACACCGGCACCGAAGACGCCCTGCCTGTTTGGCTTGCGGTAATGACCGAACTTCACAAGGACCTTCCGAGACTTCCCTTCCCCGTGCCTGCAGGCGTTTCCAGCAGGGGCATCTGCAACTACACCGGCAAGGTGGCCGGAGAGTTCTGTTCCGAAAAGACCTACTGCCTCTACACCGCAGGTTACGCCCCTACCGAAGTCTGCGACGGCAACCATTTCGAAGTCAAGACGAAGTCCGCCGACGACGCCACCCTCTTCAGCAACAAGGGTGCAGCGGAGTCCTCTACCGGGCCTAAAAAGACCCGGAAAATGTTCTAGGAATCTGTCCTGAATTTCGACAAGAAAACGCCTGAAATCCGCTAGATATCAAGGGTTTGAGCATACTCAACCCTTAACAAAATCTTATATTTTTTCTATCTTTGCGGTGCTATGGATTGGCCGCACAACATAAAGACCCTTACGGGCGACGAGCTCAAGGCTTGGCTTCGCGAACAAGACGAGAAGCCCTTCCGTGCCGACCAAATCCAGAAATGGCTTTTTTGCCAGCAGGTCAAGACCTACGACGAGATGGTGAACATCTCCCCCGCCCTCCGCGAAAAGCTGGCCGCCAAGTTCAGCCTCCGGGCCCTTACCGAAGAGACCCGCATGGAATCCGTCGATGGCACCGTCAAGTGGCTTTTCAGGACCCACGACAACCACCACATCGAAACGGTGATGATTCCCTCCAACGGACGGTTCTCGGTATGCGTTTCCACCCAGGTGGGCTGCGCCATGAACTGCGCCTTCTGCCGCACCGCCAAGATGGGCTTCACCCGTAACCTGGAAGCTGGCGAAATCCTGGAAGAGATCATCAACGTGAACTGGTTCCTGAAAGATTCCGGCACTCTCGATGCCGACGGGAAAATCGCCCAGGTCACCAACATCATCTTCATGGGCATGGGTGAACCGCTGAACAACCTCGAAAACGTGCACCGGGTCTGCTGCACGCTCCACAACCAGAGCCTGTTCAACATGGGCTCCAAGCGCATGACGGTAAGCACCAGCGGCGTAGTGCCCAAGATCAAGGAACTGGTGGACCGGAACACCCCCTGCTGCCTTGCGGTAAGCCTGAACAGCACCAACAACGAATACCGCTCCTCCGTGATGCCGGTCAACAAGACCTGGCCCATCGAAAAGCTTTTGGAAGCGGTGGACGAATACATCCGCCGCACCGACAACTACGTAACTTTCGAATTCGTCCTCATCAAGGACATCACCTGCACCCCCAAGGCCGCCAAAGAACTTATCCGCATTTGCGCCCCCCGCCGGGTGAAGGTGAACGCCATCGTGCTTAACGACGGTGACGACCCCACACTGCACGCGCCCAGCCCCGAAGAAGTGGAAGACTTCCTTGCCAAGGTGCGTGCCGCCGAAATTCAAATAACGATCCGCAATCCGAGGGGCCGGGACATCTTGGCCGCCTGCGGACAACTCGCGTACAAAAAGGATGGTAAAACATGTTAACGCAGAACCTCCCCGAATTCTGGGACAACCTCTACATGGACGGAAAGGATTACTGGAATTTCAAGAAGGCGACACCCGCCCTCCTGGAATTCTTCAAGAACCCTTCCTGCCCCGCTACCGGCTCGGTCCTGATTCCTGGAGCGGGTTTCGGCTACGATGCCGAAGCCTGGGCTAATAAAGGTCACGACGTGCTGGCTGTAGATTTCGCACCTACCGCCGTAGATGAACTGGACCACCTGAGCCGCAAGTACAAGAACCTCCGCTCTTTGGACCTGGACCTGTTCACCCTCTCGCCCAAAGACCCCAAGCGTGGCGGCCAGCTGTTCGACATCGTCTATGACTACGGCACCTTCTCGGCAATCCACCCGGGCCGCCGCGACGAATTTTTTGAAGTCTGCTACAAGATGCTCAAGGACGACGGCCTGTTCATCTGCCTCATGTACCCCCTCATGAACGGAAAGACCCTGCAGGGGCCTCCCCACTGCACTAGCGAAGGCGAACTCATGGCCCGCCTGGACGGCGTGTTCGACATCGTGGAACGCATCAAGCCCGTAAACAGCATTCCTGGCCGCGAAGGCAAGGAAGAATTCTGGCTCATGAAAAAGGTCATTTAACAGTGACCAAAGCTATCCAGAAAAGCATTAACTAACTTTTAAAGAAAAAAAGAGCATTGGGTAAAAGTTCTCATCACTCAAAACCCACTACTCACAACTCATAAGGATTGAACTATGGCACAAGATTTATGTCCCTGCGGATCTGGCAAAGAATACTCTGAATGCTGTGAACCCATCATCAAGGGAACAGCCCTCGCCCAGAGCCCCGAAGCCCTGATGCGTTCCCGTTACACCGCCTATGCCAAGCACGAAATCAAGTGGCTCAAGGACTCCCTGGAAGCCACCCAGCGCAGCGACTTCGACGAACCCAGCGTAGAAGCCTGGAGCCGCGATTCCGAATGGCTCGGCATCGAAATCAAGCAGACCAAGACCGAAGAAGAAAAGAACATCGGCTGGGTGGAATTCATCGCACGCTTCAAGCAAGGAAACATCACCCGCAACCACCACGAACTGGGCGAGTTCCACAAGGTAGGCGGAGCCTGGTTCTTCTACGATGGCCGTGCCGTCAAGCAAGAAACCGTCCACAAGGAAGGCCCGGACGTTGGCCGCAACGACCCCTGCCCCTGCGGTTCCGGCAAGAAGTACAAGAAGTGCTGCGGAGCGAATAAGTAATAGGCATGAGCACGGGGCTTTCGCCCCTTTGGGGTATGAGCACGGTCGCCAAGGCTCCCTTTGAGCAAAAATAATCGCGCCATAGGCGCAAACTCAAAGGCACGGAGTGCCGACCTCACACCTCAAAGCACCGCAGGTGCGACCTCAAAACCTTTTTCCGAAGGAAAAACCATGTTCAAAGTTTTCGTAGATGGTGAAGCAGGAACCACAGGCCTGCAGATTTATGAGAGACTCGCAAAGCGTAACGATGTCGAAGTGCTGCGCATTGCCCCCGAACTCCGCAAGGATACTGCCGAACGCAAGAGACTCATCAACGAGTCCGACGTGACGTTCCTGTGTCTGCCCGACGCTGCCGCCATCGAAAGCGCCGCCCTCTGCGAAAACCCGAACACTTGCGTCATAGACGCCTCTACGGCCCACCGCGTGAACCCCGCCTGGACCTACGGCATGCCGGAACTCTCCGCAGCCCAGCGCGAAGCCATCGCGAAGGCCAAGCGTATCGCGAACCCCGGCTGTCACGCCTCCGGATTCATTCTCGGCGTGCACCCGCTGATCGCCGCAGGAATCCTCCCGAAGAGCGCGAACCTCGCCGCCTACAGCATTACCGGCTATTCCGGCGGCGGCAAGAAACTCATTGCCGAATACGAAGAGGCTGCGGCACTTGCACACGCTGCCGGCGAATCGAAGGCCATCATGGCTCCGGCCCCGTACGCGCTTGCGCTCGCCCACAAGCACCTCCCCGAGATGAAAAAATACTGCGAACTTGAAAACACGCCGTTCTTCAATCCGGTGCTTGGGCCATACTACAAGGGCATGGCCGTGACCGTCGCCATCTTTGCAAACGAACTCACCAAGAAGGTGGGTCCAGAAGGCCTTACCGAAATTTTGGCGAAGCACTACGAAGGCTGCCGCTTTGTGAAGGTGATGCCCTACGAAGCCGCCCCCGTGCTGTTCAACGGCCGCCTGGACGCCACCGTCTGTAACGATACGAACAACGCCCGCATCCAGGTTTTCGGCAACGAGAACGTGATGCAGGTAACGACGATTATCGACAATCTGGGCAAGGGTGCCAGCGGCGCCGCCATCCAGAACATGAATATCGCCCTCGGGCTGGACGAAGGGATTAGTTTGGTTTAAGCAAAGCCGACAAAGTTTATACAAAAGCCAGCCCGAAAACGGGCTGGCATTTTTTCAAATTATACGGGATAAATTATTCGGAGTCCTTAAGGCAACGAACTGCGAAGTCGTCGTACTTGGCGCCGCGGAAGTCGTAGTAGTGCTTGATGCTTGCATAGGTCGCTCCCATGTTCCAGTAGTAGGCGTCCGTGCTACCGGGAGCAGAGGAACTCCAGAAGTTGGCGTAAGAACCGACATTCTCGAAGTTGGAAGAACAACCATAAAAACTGTTGCAGTTGCCAGCAGGGAGCGCGGAGAACCCGTAGGCATTAGTCGCATACAGCCATTTTTCAAATTCAATCGCCTGCATGGCATAGGGGGAACTGCCCACCGCCTTATACAAGGCTTCCCATTCCGTCGAATCCGGCAGGTGCCAACCTTCGGGACAAACGCCACGAACGGGATAAACTGGTGTGCAAGTCAGACCATAACCACAGCCCTTTCCGCTTTCTGAATAAACTCCGGCGCTGTCCATAGCCGCAGCCCATGAATAATAACGACCAAACTTCAAGCAACCGTCTTTATTGCAATAATTGCCGATTGATTTTTCTTTACCTGTACTTTCGTCAACAACTTTGTATTCAAAATTCAAGTTTTCAGCCATCCACACCTGGTCACCAATCTTCACGGTCTTGTACACTTGGCCATCGCGTTCATCGGCTATTTCGCCATAACTAATTGCAGGGTTCAAATACACCCAATTCGTTTTTCCCGTCAGCGATGTTCCGGTACCCGAGCTTTCAGAGCTTCCCGAGCCACTTGATTCCTTAATCACCACGGTATCACGGTTAACCACCACGACCGTATCGCGAACGACAACTGTATCCTTTGGGTTCACAACAACGGTATCGCGGCCAGACGAGCCTCCCTGCCCATCAGCTCCATTTTCACCATCGGCCCCATCTTTTCCATCAGAGCGATCTTTTCCATCGGCACCGTCCTTGCCGTTCAGCATCTGCCACTTACCATCAGCACAGTAGAACACAGCTGAGAAATCAGACACATAAACCATTTCGCCCACATTGTTCTTGGTGCAATCGCCCAATTTTTTGCCCGACTCAAGCACGGACATTGCAGGAGATTCGGACGCAGCAGTCGTTTCGTCATCGCAAGCGCACAGGCCAAAAACTGTCAACGCACCCGCAACAATCATGTTAATTCGTCTTGTATTCATTTTTTCGCCCTTTTATAATTAAATTTCGATATGTCATCGTAAAGATGAGACTTTTCAATTGTCATTTCATTTCCATAACGCTTTTTCAAAGTATCCAAAACAACATCTTCGGCAGAGACAAATGCCAAGACATTCGGCTTTGGACAAACCTTGATTGTTTTGACCAGTTTGCCTTCGTACGGAATGTTCAAGTAGCTTCCTTCGAACGGGAGATTATCGCCATAAACAAAGAAACACAGCTCTTTCTCAAAGGCAAGCGCCCTTTGCCGCCTCATAAGTATAGAGCCGACCGCTGACAAATTTCTTGTCGTTGCAACTCGGCTGTTTTTTATATCTCTCACCTTCGGCATCATAGCAGTAGCTATGCTTCGTTTCAAAATCCAGATTTTCCGCCATCCAGACTTGATTGCCAATCTTGACAGTCTTGTAAGTTTTCCCGTCGCGCGAATCCGTCATGGCCCCCATTTGTGGGGCAGCAAGGACTACAAAAGTGACCATTAATACTAATAAAACTACATCCTTTGTCATAATCAACTTCCTTGTCATTTACCCGAAACACAACCTTTTTCCTCAAGGCCCGCACGATAGGCCTCTGCCGAAGGGCTATCCCCTTGGAACAAATCCCAATCTATATCATCGCAGGCGGAAGCCTGAATACAACGGACGGACATGGCGCCCTTCTTGCTATAGGCATTCTTATCCATTGTGCCAGCACTTGCACTGTAATAATGATACTTCCCTTTGTCACCTGCATCATCGGCAGTCCAAAAGTCTGCACGCTTGCCAAGTAGTTCGAACTTGCCCTTGGCATTGCGGAATCCTGCAGTTTTTATGCCGAAAGAAGCACTATTGCTCGCCACAGCATCCCACTCCCTATCGGATGCCATTCTCCAGCCATCCGGACACGCCTTTTGGGCCGCGTTCCAAGTATATAGACGACCATATTCATTGCAGTTCTGCTCGGAATCATCATAGCACCAGCTATCGTCAAGCTTGAAGCTGAGATTTTCCGCCATCCAGACTTTACCGCCGACATTCACAGTCTTGTATTTCTTGCCATCGCGGGAATCCGTCAAGGAATTATCCGTAGGATTGTCCTGTTTTACCGAGTTAGCCTCTTCCGCAGCAGCGGGGACGTTTGCCTCTGGGGCATTATCGGAAACATTAGAGCTTTCTACCCCATTACCGTCACTACCCTTGACGCAACGGATTGGATAATAGTATCCGCGATTATACCTTTTCAACTTATTGTCATATTCACGTGGCGAACCCAAATTCAATTGATAAACCGCTTCAGATGACGACAGGTCCCCATTTACAGAGAAAAGGTTCCGTTTCAGCGACTCTCCTGAAGACGAGGTGAAATACGAGCCGCCCACCTTCTGGAAATTGATCCCGTAATCTTCATCCGCATAAGGAATCGGTTCTGCCGAAAAGCCAAACAAATCCCAATTCATATATTTGCTCCTATCCGCAAACCCTTCTTTACCAGATGGTCTTTTATTGAAAGCGGCACTTCTCATAGCATCTGATTGAGCGTAATAATTTCCTTTGGAAAAATAAGCCGTTAATTCCTTTCTCGCATTTTCTCCATATGTCATGTAAGGCCTATGACCTGATTTGTATTTACCACCATCATGAGAAATGCTATTTTCCCCAAAAATTCCACCGCCAGGCACCAATGTGAGAACAGGGATAATATCCAAATTCCCACTTAATTCCTCCAGCACGCCAACAAGCTCCGCAAATTCGTCACCTGTAGGCAATCGCCAGCCCGTTGGGCATGCTTCTTTATAATCCCTGTTATCATAGAGTTGTCCATACTTTTCACAATTTTCATGTTTTTTATTATAACACATACTGTGTTTCGTTTTGTAATTCAAATTTTGGGCCATCCATGTAACACCGCCAATAGTAACTGTTGGGTACTTGTGACCATCTCTTGAGTCCTTCAGAAATTCCGTATGTGCAAAATCACCATCCTTAAATTTGCCCTTGAAGAAGACTTCTCCGTTCATATAAATTTCAGCATCACCATTCAGTTTGTTGTCCTTGAACGTGAACATGACTTTTTTTGCTGCCGTCGGAGCCTCTCCCTTTGGGTAATAACTTTCATAAGTTCCATTGAGCCTATCGTTTTTAAAAGAAGTCTTAACCTTTAAATTTCCATCGTCATAATACTCTTCATATTTTCCATCGAGAGCACCGCTGTCATTATATGACACTGTAAATCTTTTGTTTCCGTTGGAATAGTATTCCGTATAATCG
Coding sequences:
- a CDS encoding penicillin-binding protein — encoded protein: PLMAVPSLALGSVGATLMEMTSAYTVFPNGGNRIEPYMIESIVDKNGETIEKNMKVEHEVLRAPSAYLMVDMLKDVNVRGTAARVWASGFTHPSGGKTGTTNDYTDAWYIGFTKQYTMGVWIGSDSPGTMGAGHTGTEDALPVWLAVMTELHKDLPRLPFPVPAGVSSRGICNYTGKVAGEFCSEKTYCLYTAGYAPTEVCDGNHFEVKTKSADDATLFSNKGAAESSTGPKKTRKMF
- the rlmN gene encoding 23S rRNA (adenine(2503)-C(2))-methyltransferase RlmN gives rise to the protein MDWPHNIKTLTGDELKAWLREQDEKPFRADQIQKWLFCQQVKTYDEMVNISPALREKLAAKFSLRALTEETRMESVDGTVKWLFRTHDNHHIETVMIPSNGRFSVCVSTQVGCAMNCAFCRTAKMGFTRNLEAGEILEEIINVNWFLKDSGTLDADGKIAQVTNIIFMGMGEPLNNLENVHRVCCTLHNQSLFNMGSKRMTVSTSGVVPKIKELVDRNTPCCLAVSLNSTNNEYRSSVMPVNKTWPIEKLLEAVDEYIRRTDNYVTFEFVLIKDITCTPKAAKELIRICAPRRVKVNAIVLNDGDDPTLHAPSPEEVEDFLAKVRAAEIQITIRNPRGRDILAACGQLAYKKDGKTC
- a CDS encoding methyltransferase, with the protein product MLTQNLPEFWDNLYMDGKDYWNFKKATPALLEFFKNPSCPATGSVLIPGAGFGYDAEAWANKGHDVLAVDFAPTAVDELDHLSRKYKNLRSLDLDLFTLSPKDPKRGGQLFDIVYDYGTFSAIHPGRRDEFFEVCYKMLKDDGLFICLMYPLMNGKTLQGPPHCTSEGELMARLDGVFDIVERIKPVNSIPGREGKEEFWLMKKVI
- a CDS encoding YchJ family protein codes for the protein MAQDLCPCGSGKEYSECCEPIIKGTALAQSPEALMRSRYTAYAKHEIKWLKDSLEATQRSDFDEPSVEAWSRDSEWLGIEIKQTKTEEEKNIGWVEFIARFKQGNITRNHHELGEFHKVGGAWFFYDGRAVKQETVHKEGPDVGRNDPCPCGSGKKYKKCCGANK
- the argC gene encoding N-acetyl-gamma-glutamyl-phosphate reductase, giving the protein MFKVFVDGEAGTTGLQIYERLAKRNDVEVLRIAPELRKDTAERKRLINESDVTFLCLPDAAAIESAALCENPNTCVIDASTAHRVNPAWTYGMPELSAAQREAIAKAKRIANPGCHASGFILGVHPLIAAGILPKSANLAAYSITGYSGGGKKLIAEYEEAAALAHAAGESKAIMAPAPYALALAHKHLPEMKKYCELENTPFFNPVLGPYYKGMAVTVAIFANELTKKVGPEGLTEILAKHYEGCRFVKVMPYEAAPVLFNGRLDATVCNDTNNARIQVFGNENVMQVTTIIDNLGKGASGAAIQNMNIALGLDEGISLV